Part of the Sciurus carolinensis chromosome 7, mSciCar1.2, whole genome shotgun sequence genome, CCCAAATTATCATAAATGCCTCCATTCTTCCAACCTTTGCTTGACACCTCCCCTTTGCCCCAGGTGAAACTACCGTacactatttccttttttttttttttgtgtggtgctggggattgagcccagggccttgtacttgcaaggcaagcactctaccaactgagctgtatccccagccctatttcctTTTCAATCAGCTGGCTCCTATGCTCAACCTGGGACTTCTTTAATTAAGCTCAGGATGTGACAAAAAGGAAtcatcagggctggggttgtggctcagtggtggagtgcttgcctaacatgtgaggcactcagtttgattctcaacaccacatgtaaataaaataaaggttcattgacaacttaaaaaatatttaaaaaaaaggaatcattAGCAAACCACctccatagttttaaaaattcctttttatccCTGCCACAGACTTAAGAGTATTTATTGGTTTGAGGCCATTTGTAGTTTCTGATTTTAGTTCAGTGACTATTTGTCCTGGCATCTGTGCTGAAGTGAATTATTTAATGTGCCTCATTTAAACATGGGTATTTGATAGCTGGgagtggtgatgcacacctgtaatcccagcaactcaggaggttgaagtaggaggatcataagtttgaggctagcctgggaaacttagtgagatcctgtctcaaaataaaatagaaaggggcctggggttgttgctcagtggtaaagcgcttgtttggcacatgtgaggcactgggtgggtttgattctcagcaccacataaaaataaataaataaaataaaggtattgtgttcatctaaaactaaaaaatatataaaaaataaagtactgggaatgtagcacagtgatagagGGCCACGGTATTCAATTCCCagttctaacaaaaaaaaaaaaaaaaaaaagaaaagaaaaaaaagaaaagaaaagcatggcTATCCAGTTGATAGTTAAAAGGACAGTTGGGAATAATGATTCATAAATTTTACAACttagattttatgattttatacatACTTGTCAGTGCTtagggattaaaaaataaagtcgaTTTTCTTTGTACCACTGCCTAAGACAAAGTCAAGATCCAGAGTGGCTCCCCATGAGTCAGTGTTCTGCTTTAGCAGAACATTTTCTGCCCTGTCTTATTACAAATTTCTTGCTACCTGCCTCTAGTTCCCACTAATCATTCAACTATAAGAACATACAGTGTGTATGCTAGTCACATCCATGAACCCTCCAGGTCAGTGCTTTATCTTTGACAGGGGAAACAAAATTTTCCATTATCTCTTTGTCTCAGGAATGTCCATATTTCCTGTAGTTCTCTACAGCTTGCTTATTAGATACCTTagtaaattcttttgaaatatcttGAGTTTGCAGGTCTACTAGCTGCTGTGTAGACTGCCCTTATGAGACTTCCTCTTCACCCTGACTACTTTGGTTGAAATTCTCCAGATGTTCTCCAGCATATGACTTGTCCCATTCTTTACTTCCTAGCAATCTTCCTTCATCATGCCCAACAGGCTCTTTATGTTCTTCGTCCTTTTATATCTACCACAACTATGGGTCTAGATTGCTTGGCACCTCTTCTGGCACATCACACCACTGCTAACATCCACAAGAGTCTTCTTtctaaatgccatattttatccAGAAAGTCCCTTTTCTATGGCTTCCAAGTCCTAAGGCCATGTTGGTATCCTCTTCTTGTCTTCAGAATAGCTGATCTCCAGTCCTTTGGATACTTCCATTTTTCCTGTCTGAACATTTACCAAACCTACTTACCAGGCCTGGCCCACTTTCCTGCTGGTGTCCCCTCTGGAGCTTCAGTCTAAAGCAGGGAGGGGCCCTTGCAGTCTTAGTTAACACTCAAGCTTactattatttcttctaattaattCTGTCCTCACCCAATATGGGGAAGGGTTGacaaatttcttttgtatttcagataAAAAATCCAAGGTTGAAAATATGAAGActaagagcaagaaaaaaaaaaaaaaaaaaaaaaaaaaaaaaaaaaactggcctTAGAGCAGGAAACACCTGAAGAAAGAAGTGAAACTCCCTTAATCCCATGCAGACCTCAAAAGTTAAGAGTTCCAAATGTGACAGAAGCAGTCAATGGGCAAATCCACAAGGGAAAAACAAGGTCCACGTGTGTTGAGAGTAGGAACAGCTTTATCAAGTCCTGGGACCTCAGAATCCATCTTGAGTATATCAGAGAAAAGCCGCATCAGTGCGCTGGTGGAAGGCATCACTGGCACAGCCTCCAACCGAACTTGGAGCCTGGGAATGCTCAGCAACACCAGCCCTTCCTACTGTGAGCTACGCCTCATAGGGCCAACGTGGCAGGTGGCCAGGCTTCTACCCGTGGCTCAGCCGCTCCCAGCAGCCGCGCACCAACACCTGTACAGTTAACAATGCTGGGCAGCGCTTCTACTCATGGGGCGGTGCCCTTCTCAGTGGCGACCTCTTGGGGCTACACTGCTGCTTACGAAGAGCATTCAACAGTCATGAGAGGACTGCGGTAGTTGAGTCATAGGGCTACAAACTTGCCTAGAACCGGCGAGAAAACATGGATGAGAGGCCTTATGAGTGCTAAGGGCAGCCAAACCAGATTCCACATGGGGAGAGGCCCTATCATTGTGGAGAGTAGCAACAGTTTTGGTGGGCTTAACACTTCCTAAGCACAACTCTCCCCTCAGTCCCCCTCTACCCCCACACAAAATCAAGAAGCTGGgcgtgatgcacacctgtaatcccagagacttggaaggcggaggcaggaggttcacaagttcaaggctagtcccagcaatttagtgagaatctCAGGAacctagcaagaccttgtctcaaaattaaaaaataaaaagggttgaggatgtgtctcagtggtaaagcactgtgggttcaagccccaatacataaataaagaaacattgtcaatttaaaaaaatgctatgtgatcttcctgccttagcctccagagcagctgggattacatgcatgtgccaccatgctgtgCCATTAATTAAATCAATAGATGaatcaatgaaagaagaaatgaagagctaATTTCAGGAGTGCAGCTAGTACAGTGAAAACCAATTATGTCTTTGTTCAGAGCCCATTTTTATTACTTGCATTACTCATATACCTGTTACTAAACCTGCTGTGGGTCGTTCAGATGCTGTCACATAAAAAAGCAGACTTGGCGGCTACATTGACACTGATATAGTCCCTATCTTTAAAGTTAAATTCTGGTTGTATATGCAAGATAGCTACAGATTTAGTTAGCCTGTTAACTTTGGTAAATATATCTTGGAGAGAAACTTTGCCACACTGTTATATTTGgcacttttctctttctgaactcTTGACAACCTAAGAAACCCACTGTAGTCAAGAAGCTTTATATTCTCTTGGGATTTTCCCTGAATGGCAGGGGAGTGAAACCACAGTAAAGAACtttatacaaaatttttattttaaaaatgaagaaaatatttagtctGAGTGTGGGCCTTATTTCAGAATGTGTAAGCAAAAAGTCAAATCAGACTGACCCTAATTTTATACCCAATTATTGATAATCAGAGAATTCCTATTCAGAGCCCTCCGTGTAGATTCCTGAATTAGGTTTTTCAATGTGGGGGATACAGGAAAACTTGCTCATAGTATTTTGTCCTGCCTTACAGTAACCATGGTGACTCAGTTGGAACAGCTCCTTGGTGCTAGCCAGATTGCTGAAAtgtcgccccccccccccccccgtgctggagattggacccaggacttcacacatgtgagtactctaccactgagctataccctagcTCCTCCTAATAGTTTATAATCACCATTTGTCTTCACTATCTGTCACCCCATCAATGTTAATACCACTCTTCTAAAGTACACTTTAAAGATAGCTATTTATTTGGATTGCTAAATTCTCCCATTAAGTTGCAGTGTATTTGGAGTATTCTGAATAGTATAGCAAGTAATTTTAGGTCCTGTTTTGGTTGCAGAAGAGATTCTCTGTAAGTTTATTTTCTAGTAATGGACATGCCCTGAATAAAAATAACCATGTAAGGTAGTATTGGATTAGCACCATAAAAGTGATATGGAGAGAAGTATCATAGAAGTATCACAGGTGTTCAGCTCAATGGGCAGAGTACATAAAGTGATCATTCTTCTGCAAGTAACTTTGAAAAGTCCTTTCCTATGGCAATAGTCTTTCATAATTACAAAGGTGTTGAACTCCTGCAAGGTGATTGTTGTGGGTAGATGCTTACAGATAAccagatatttcatgaagaaatcaaattacaGGAAATAATCAACATATTTTAAGCATCTTGTGTGGAATAGGTCAATCTGTTACTCTGCAACATGTCTTATAGTTCCATCACAACCATGCACAAAACAGAAATTCCTGTTGAAAGAAAAGTTCTGTCTACAACACAACTGCAGTGGAATCCATTTTCTCTTTACTGGTTAATCTACCAAAACTACATTTCAACACTAACCAATCACAGTATACTTTTTCCAAGAATTTCTGCTTATTCCTGGATTCACTCCTTAGGGCATTTCAAAATGGCATGATGTCAACTTGTTATCCTTTCCTTTTTTGACCCTGATTTGcttcatattttcctgttttcttcaacTCTTTTGATTTCTGCTGCCAATTGTCACATTTTTCACATCAATATTCAGTGGCACAGCCTCTGGTTTTTCCTCTATTGAACTCTCCAACATTTGTCTGGCCCATCTTGCCTACACAATCTGATCCAGCTTTACACCAATGCTGGTCTTAAGCTTATTGACACACGTTTTGTTTAGATAATTCTTAGCTTATGGGCAACAACTCCATTTTGGACTATGAATTCAGTGACATTCTATGGTTATTATATTGCctgcattttttaaatggtatttttctgGTTGACAGGTTTTTCTTGAACTGATAGACCTTTTGAAGTAcagttttttcatgtttcatttgtaaaaaatgaaaaaaatcctgaaaatccAAATAACAACCAGAGCAAAACTGTGTGCCTTCTATTTATCTTTGATTCTAATCTTGGCggttgtttaaagaaaaataataaaatatctacatTTGTTTTATCAGGTTCAAAGTATGTTGGGAATTGTCAAGTCCCTCTTTTCATCACGTTGTATATTTTTTGTTAACATTTGTTATGCCTTATTCTAAAATTTAGTCTCAAACTGGAATGCCTTTGAGGACAGATAATTCTATAGAGGTCTTTTGACTTAAATAGTTCagcatttatattgttttattttggcatCTAATCAGATTCTTATTCATAGcccataaaaagaaatgtgaactTAATATTGGACTTTGCTGATGTACTTGAGagtctgaaattttttaaagaaatcatagcCCTACAGAAAATTTTCTATTGTGTTATGGTTCTCTTTTATTGATGGGGATGAAGTGGGGGTTTCTTAGAAATAGTCATTTTTTATTAAActatttctggaagaaaattgaaaaaaatttaaaaatgacattctCTAGAGAAGATAAAAAGGGggaagaatttcattcttttaatgcataaaataaattcaacaaatgatTTCTCACATCTGATACAAACTGGACATAGAAAAGTACCACTGGAGTTCAACATTTTCTGATAACTTTTAACATTGTTATAATAATCTTTGAAACTTTTATATAaatgtctcattttaaaaaatagtagttACTCATTAATTGCATTTTATACATCAGATTTGCTTTGGTAGAATACAACCAAATGTGTAGTTGTGATTTTTCCATCTtgttactgactgcattttgtttATCTGCCTTAGTCTGGAAGATTAGCATTGTGTCCCAAGTAATAATGTGCAACACATCTCCGAAAGTCCAAGAGGTCTAAAGAGGAATCAGGGTTACAGACTCTGTGCAGTTGCCATGCATTGTTCATGGCTACATCAATCATGTAGCTCACCAAAATTGAATACCATTTCTTGCTTCTTAACCTCACtctatatttggaaataatttgatcCATTTTAGCTACACCTTTCCTGCATTCCTCATACAATTTCACTATGCATGGTTGATTTACCTGTGGGATCTCTTCACCATCAGCAAAACAACTTATTTCACTGACTGGTTCTATGCCTACAGCATTGGAGCACAGACTGATAATACCATCACCATGCCAACgacataaaattatttcatcattttcttctacTCGGAAATCAAAACATcccctcttcatttttttcatatgttctgCATTCATAAGAGGACATTTTTCAGTCCTGTTTTCACGAATTGATCCTGTTGCCCTCACTCCCTTCTTCTTCAAAGCTGAAACCAATTTGACACTTGTAAAGAAGCTATCAAAACACAGGTGATAGGGATACTGACCTCTCTCTAAAAGAACATCAGCAAAGTTCATCACTAGATTTCCACCTAACCCAAGGTCAAGATCCTTATCTGCCTCGATAGTTGATTCTTCTTGATAGGGCTCAAACCAAACCAGATAACCCTGTGTGGTTGTACCACACCAAATTTTATAGCCAATTCTAAGAGGCTTTCCATTCAGAAATTGGTCACTATCAAAGCATTCACACATTGATTTATCAAAGCAATAGTATTCTTCTAGAGGAGCATAcaagaggaaatttttattcatttgctttatgAGAGGtctcaattttgaaaatttatctttttgATCTAAGTGGCTATTATCTGCAAAATGTAAGTATGAGAAAATCAATTCAAATCTGTCCCTTCTAATTGCATCTCTAACCAGGTTCTGATCGGCATCAGAGATTTCCCAGTACATTCCCCTTCTGGGACGCCTTACAAATCCACTCCAAAGTAGGACACCAAATACACATCTCATTTCCTGAACTGTGACTTCTAAGTTAACATTTTTCTGAGAAGCATAATTATTGGTTTCATTGACAATCAAGTTGAATGTTTCATCATCAAAAAACAATTCGAAGAGCTCTACTGGGTTCAACTTTTCACTCTTGAGATTTAAAAGTCCAGAATCCAGTGCTGACCAGCTGGGAAAGTTGGGCTTAATGTCTCTTTTGGTCCAACTCTTTTCTGGGACACTTGACACCTTCAGCTTCTTCTGAGAAGGCTGAGCCTCAGGTTCATCTTCCTCCACCTCTGAGTCATCAGAAAATGCAAGACCTTGGAGCAGTTCACTCACTCgagctttgtctttttttcttccttttcggGTAATGTCTCCTGCTGCATACTGCAAGGATGCAATGTGCATCCGGGCCCAAGAGTCACGGGGTGGGTGATGATCCTTTAGAGTGTTCAAATTTGAGACTGTCTTTTCAGTAGGGAGAGCAGAACTACAAGAGATGTGGGGTGCATAGtctctgggaaagaaaaaagaaaacatactacAAAAAACCTAAGTCTCACTCTTTCAAATATGCTAAATCTAACGCAGTATGGTAGTGTGCTAATTTTCACTTTTCATGTTTTCATGGGGAAAATTGGCTAGACTTAACATTTCTGACCTCTCCCCAATGCACTTCTCAGGACATAACTGTTGAATTTAGGAGAAGAAACGCAGCATCCTTAGCATAGCACCTCCCTCTATTCTCTTTAGGAGTAGGATGCAGACATTCCAAATTCCTTTTTGTCACTAGTTGCAATGGGCAGGCCCACACAAGACCTCTGCTGCACTTCTCCTCTGCTAGTTTGAACCTATTtagctctgcctctgagccacttTATCCAGTCTAGCTCCTGTCAATAAGTTGAAGGTTCTGGAACCACCTGTTATATTCAACTGTGTCCATGTCAACTGGTTCTTAATTTGGAAAAGGAAGGAGGTTGCTATGTACCAGGCCTCCTCACACCTCACAAAGATTTTCTGTTACATATTCATCTGGTAGGTGTATTTCTTTgagtggaaataaaaaagaaaaaactcattgCACTCGAATGGATTTTTATGGGATTTACAAGGAAGAAAACTAAAGTTTCTAAGATGAAAGTACTATTTTATactaatgctttttaaattctgggtatttaaattttatttattagtgtCCTATTAATAAACCAGTCTAGTTTTAGAAGACACAGGGGGAAAATGCAGGTTAAAAGAgtatactttaatatatattacactacatatgtttatttattaaagtatttacttcCTGGGTATCTTCAATATCTACATGTATGACCTATTCAATACATCCATCTTACAAGTTCCCTGACATCTTTAACTTTGGGAATACTTCTTGAATCCTGTCATGACACTGAGACTTTTCGCCGTTGAAATTTAAACTCTTAAGAACTATACATTACATTAAATCCAATAAGGTGAGAAGGGTCTGGGAGTAGGAAATGGGAGAGTGAGGTGAGGAAGCTGGGTGGGCATGGGGAATAGAAGCAGGGTGTGGGACCACAGGGGTTGGATCATGGTAAGATTACTGCACCAAATCTACAGtctattttcaaactttttattatgtaaaacaatacctatctatctatctatttatttgtgGTATGAGAGGTCGAACCCAATAGTTCTGTTTCAATTTCTTCTTAGGTCTGCAGAGTATGATTCATTTATGACCACAGACACTCACCTGTTGGGTATTCCTGAAGTCTTCCTACCTTGACCCATTGCTTCAGAAGTGTCTTGTTCTATAGTAAACAAACCATCTTTAGTTACAATTACTTTtgctaaaataatacattaattatttaatataatgtatTCTATGAATTTAGAAAAAGCAATCTCTCTGGCTAGGAACAGATGTtccaaattaaaagaaacaaaaaaaaatcaataggatTTAGTGTTGTGGCATATACTTATTAAtactagctacttgggagactgaggcaggagaatcataagttcaaggccagcctcacttggtgagaccctatcttaaaaaggaaaataaaaaaggctggggaggtaaCTCAATGGTAAACTACTTCTAGGTTTGATCACCAGTACTGCCcctcaaaaagcaaaaagaaatcaaCAGGCATTTCAGGATACCCAGTTTCAACAATACTACAAAATGTGGCATGCTGTGGGAAGATAAGAAAGATTGACCTGAGCACCAAACACCAACTGGGGAGAAGGCATAACAGGGCAAGgtacatttaaagaaaacatggatAGTACTACTTTTGCAACTTGTTGGTAGcctaaatattatttcaaaataaaaatgttaaaatgattcATCTATcagttaataaaacaaaagagaaagaaagaaaaaagtgatctCAGGTAAAGAGAACTTCCTCTGAGGTAAAGAGGAATCAGGCAGAGGCATCTGTGGGCCTTCTAAATATGAAGGGATATGGAATCCTTGATGGGGAAGAAAGAGATGTAAAGGAgttactgagaaaataaaaggaataggGAGAGATAATCAGAGAAGATCACAACAAGAACTATCAACCTGGGcaagtagcagcagcagcagaaatgTGAATGCAAAGAATGCAAAATTATAAGGACTGAGAAAAGCCTGTAGGCAGAGGCCAGAAGAAGGGGAAGGCGGGGCAAGGATGTATAGTACGTACTCTGAAGGGCCAAGTCAGAGAAAGGACAGGAGAAGGATAGCACAGACAGGGGACCAGTCAGAGGCCTGTTCTTACTCATCTGGCTTGTAACCTTTTCTTGAGCTGAGTTCTCACAGAGGTTCCTCTGAGCCAGACTCAGATGTGGCCACTCTGCTGGAGCAAAGGCGTGGGCTGCTTCCTCCCCAGTCTTCACTGACATCTAAAAGGCAAAAGTGGCCTTTATAGTTTTCACCATGGTAAGGAGAAGGGATCCAGTTGTGAAAAGTGTTGAATATCATACTACAGAACAGTGGAATCAGTCATTCAGGGCATTCGGTAAATCTGTGAGAACTTTTTGGTTTTAACAGTGATACCTAACACTAGCTCATGACAATGTTATTTACAGGATATGCCCATCCTGAAATGCATGGTATAGTCCCACAGTACAACAAAATTCACATATCCTGTAGAACTTTTTGGTGTCCTGTTGAACCAAACCTACAATTGATATAAATTGGCTGCATTGAAGAGTAAGAATTCTGGAAAGTTTTTatgagatgattttaaaaaaaaccaacagtaatttaagaatatttcagagaaggaagctTACAtggaataaagatatttttatgtaAGTTGAcgtaagctgggcatggtggcacatgcctgtaatcacagcaactgtggagacaaaggcagaaggatcacaagttccaggtcagcctgtacaacttaccaagaccctgtctcaaaataaaaaacaaaaagggatgagAATGTTGCTCAATGGTTGAGTACTTCTAGGTTCaataatccccagtactgccaaaaaaaaaaaaaaaaaaaaagttgactcaAATTGTTCTACTCACTGTTTTAACAGCATCTTCTATTATAGTTGACAGGCATTTCAATACAAAATGGCACTtagggaaaatgcaaataaactgATTACAAATATATAATGGAAAAGACTCTTTTAATTGATGTAGAACTTAATATAAATGCAGAGATCTCATTCAATTCCATTAATGaagattgtttaaaaatatttcaaagccaGAAACATAAGACAGCTGTTAGAAAAATTATAcactgtaattatttattttgggggttatctatggttttctttatttaCCTGACACTGCTTCCAAAGGTCTACCATATGCTTTTTACTaaccttttgattttgtttcattttctactCAACCCTTACTTTCCCTTTGCCTGAAAATGGGTATCATCTCTAGTCTTTCACAGACTGAATACCTGTTTTGACAAACAGGTGGGTTTCAAGACAGAGGTATATTTTCTCTATACCTCATCACTATTCCATCCCAAACTgcaaacaattattttaatacttaaaGACCTATCTCATGGGCGGGGTGTGGtgatacatacctataatccaagctacttgggaggctgatgcaggaggattacaagtttgagaccagtctcagctaATTCAATGAGAGCCTACCttgaaataaagagtaaaaag contains:
- the Pgbd1 gene encoding piggyBac transposable element-derived protein 1; this encodes MYEALPGSAPENEDSLVKVKVEDPTWEQVYNTQEGSSCTQEFCRLRFRQFCYQEAPGPREALTQLRELCQQWLRPEMHTKEQILEVLVLEQFLTILPKELQAWMQMYPLQSGEEAVAMLENLTSGHGDTGQQASFYIQGQDMHLVMTQYQEASLECQPLPGVTTLTCEPSQLPQEVSGFTPQGPALFQEESSRNKATAPEFNPPRFQMSVKTGEEAAHAFAPAEWPHLSLAQRNLCENSAQEKVTSQMKQDTSEAMGQGRKTSGIPNRDYAPHISCSSALPTEKTVSNLNTLKDHHPPRDSWARMHIASLQYAAGDITRKGRKKDKARVSELLQGLAFSDDSEVEEDEPEAQPSQKKLKVSSVPEKSWTKRDIKPNFPSWSALDSGLLNLKSEKLNPVELFELFFDDETFNLIVNETNNYASQKNVNLEVTVQEMRCVFGVLLWSGFVRRPRRGMYWEISDADQNLVRDAIRRDRFELIFSYLHFADNSHLDQKDKFSKLRPLIKQMNKNFLLYAPLEEYYCFDKSMCECFDSDQFLNGKPLRIGYKIWCGTTTQGYLVWFEPYQEESTIEADKDLDLGLGGNLVMNFADVLLERGQYPYHLCFDSFFTSVKLVSALKKKGVRATGSIRENRTEKCPLMNAEHMKKMKRGCFDFRVEENDEIILCRWHGDGIISLCSNAVGIEPVSEISCFADGEEIPQVNQPCIVKLYEECRKGVAKMDQIISKYRVRLRSKKWYSILVSYMIDVAMNNAWQLHRVCNPDSSLDLLDFRRCVAHYYLGHNANLPD